Proteins encoded within one genomic window of Mycobacterium dioxanotrophicus:
- a CDS encoding C40 family peptidase — MNTVLPTQGPLDPTGGDLLGDPDGDEQADQTTTTPPPLGDEDTQSGPVPIRVPPLGSAAHPPATGSAVPAATTNTAAPPAPGGPAAPTPTTTDTPAAAPDAESTTDADADADEGQAISDSEPETEPDADTGPEIPQEALDALNGLATLGPQIASPLLNAATGIPAAALQGAGGLVPALTSAVLPQLAAMLDQLGTTAPPGSPAARIGTAGADGLAGALGSLAGDGRAADAARATNQTLARQVGALRDVEQQLGDILGLSSARTEADRAKIQGIIDDVETALTSAGVQGNTPEAQAAVLSALRSALDEAGDVVSGAARDKLSDAEFVRELISNYLNISSELDTLHAGVTGSGTGASAARAAHEALGLPYVWGGGGALGPTGGGFDCSGLTQYAYAQGSGGRIMLPRTTYEQIKVGRQVPMGALAPGDLVFSNFSAPGVPEHVGIYIGGGQVIHAPQRGQDVQISSVPSGGQARRVM; from the coding sequence ACCAGACCACCACGACACCGCCTCCCCTCGGTGACGAGGACACCCAGTCCGGCCCCGTACCGATCCGCGTTCCCCCACTGGGGAGCGCCGCGCATCCGCCCGCCACCGGTTCCGCAGTGCCCGCCGCCACGACGAACACCGCAGCTCCGCCAGCTCCGGGCGGCCCTGCCGCACCGACGCCCACCACCACAGACACCCCCGCTGCAGCGCCAGACGCAGAATCGACGACCGACGCCGACGCCGACGCCGACGAGGGCCAAGCCATCTCCGACTCCGAACCTGAGACCGAACCCGATGCCGACACCGGACCGGAGATCCCTCAGGAAGCACTGGACGCCCTCAACGGCCTGGCCACTCTCGGCCCGCAAATCGCCTCGCCCCTGCTCAACGCAGCCACCGGCATCCCCGCCGCCGCCCTGCAAGGTGCCGGCGGACTCGTCCCCGCCCTCACCTCCGCCGTTCTGCCCCAGCTGGCGGCCATGCTCGACCAACTCGGCACCACCGCACCCCCCGGATCGCCCGCAGCACGCATCGGTACAGCTGGCGCCGACGGACTGGCTGGCGCCCTAGGATCACTGGCCGGAGATGGCAGGGCGGCCGACGCCGCGCGCGCCACCAACCAAACGCTGGCCCGCCAAGTCGGAGCATTGCGCGACGTGGAACAACAGCTCGGCGACATCCTGGGGCTGTCCTCGGCACGCACCGAAGCTGACAGAGCCAAGATCCAAGGCATCATCGACGACGTGGAAACCGCTCTCACGTCCGCCGGCGTGCAAGGCAACACACCCGAAGCCCAAGCTGCGGTGCTATCTGCACTACGCAGCGCCCTCGACGAGGCCGGCGATGTGGTCAGCGGCGCCGCCCGGGACAAACTCAGCGACGCCGAGTTCGTCCGAGAGCTGATCAGCAACTACCTCAACATTTCCAGCGAGCTCGACACCCTCCACGCCGGTGTCACCGGCAGCGGCACCGGCGCCAGCGCCGCCCGCGCCGCCCATGAGGCGCTCGGCCTGCCCTACGTCTGGGGCGGCGGCGGCGCCCTGGGCCCAACCGGGGGCGGATTCGACTGCAGCGGCCTCACCCAGTACGCCTACGCCCAGGGGTCCGGCGGGCGCATCATGCTGCCACGCACCACCTACGAACAGATCAAGGTGGGCCGACAAGTCCCGATGGGCGCGCTGGCTCCGGGCGATCTCGTGTTCAGCAACTTCTCCGCGCCGGGGGTTCCCGAGCACGTGGGCATCTACATCGGTGGCGGCCAGGTCATTCACGCACCCCAGCGTGGCCAGGACGTGCAGATCAGCTCCGTACCGTCCGGCGGGCAAGCACGGCGGGTGATGTGA
- a CDS encoding ESX secretion-associated protein EspG — translation MTAAEEPTSHDGFEISVDEAAYLVEYLDLIGLLPEVLAVYNPMTSAELVDGWKAHQHQRLTERGILTSTGALPEVAEQMRTLAHSQETLAIRITPLQQADTMLRLAIATRYGRFVVASRTRDIFLVQSVPVNAWQDAVRMTLDTNLGTAEPAPLSQTLQLSVADVNKIGAASAGEVSDLLTEMGIHPRDAAVLNAASTPTVATEITAARRVDGIVRRSATAVTILDTTHGRVMAWPHIGPDRSTWISYAAGEPHRLRTAIAGLLEQFDAE, via the coding sequence ATGACCGCCGCCGAGGAACCCACCAGCCACGATGGATTCGAGATCAGCGTCGACGAAGCGGCATATCTCGTCGAGTATCTGGACCTCATCGGGTTGCTGCCGGAGGTCCTTGCGGTCTACAACCCGATGACCAGCGCTGAGCTGGTCGACGGCTGGAAGGCTCATCAGCACCAACGGCTGACCGAGCGCGGCATCCTGACCTCCACCGGCGCCCTGCCCGAGGTTGCCGAACAGATGCGTACCCTGGCCCACTCGCAAGAAACGTTGGCGATCCGGATCACACCACTGCAGCAGGCAGACACCATGCTGAGGCTGGCGATCGCCACGCGCTACGGCCGGTTCGTCGTCGCGAGCCGCACACGCGACATTTTCCTCGTTCAGTCGGTTCCGGTAAACGCCTGGCAAGACGCCGTGCGGATGACCTTGGATACCAACCTCGGAACGGCCGAGCCGGCACCCTTGAGTCAAACGCTGCAACTCAGCGTCGCCGACGTCAACAAGATCGGCGCAGCGTCGGCAGGGGAGGTGTCCGACCTACTTACCGAGATGGGAATCCACCCCCGTGACGCGGCAGTCCTCAACGCCGCCTCAACCCCTACGGTAGCCACCGAGATCACCGCGGCCCGCCGCGTCGACGGCATTGTGCGACGCTCAGCCACCGCCGTGACGATCCTGGATACGACACACGGCCGGGTGATGGCCTGGCCGCACATTGGTCCCGATCGCAGCACATGGATCTCTTACGCCGCCGGTGAACCCCACCGACTCCGGACAGCGATTGCCGGCCTACTTGAACAGTTCGACGCCGAGTAG
- a CDS encoding type IV secretory system conjugative DNA transfer family protein — translation MKSTSNTDSGTGFELAISLLVLGAAGGWLGYRYLSDHPTALTSLDLTMLAVIGPAILVSLVSWGLVWRALRPGVPADDELDRWQLRFPVRAATVGTAAAAFAAAAILIRWKLSIAFLPNVGIAAAAAIVAAAFTIENHQLHGQRVRVRSNLIQALYGPLGHKVPSEAVVRDICWQPRSAVPETITIRASRPTNTRLTYSEDQTLDDDPKTTGRTDAATVIRRALKTHCGAHYKVSADPSGLRFQATHHVPEQLDEDLAELTRKVREFFGPTATVTGNLASGFTITHSVATKMTGEFRKRVAEQNLTELIGGNWVTTWDMQQGTVVFAPKPDLPRIVYPAPVPEVTSIDQAIAEYKQTRLPYGIDLDLNPQEWDPLDAPHTLVGGKTGAGKTVYLRAKIMQAARRGWAVVIVDFKGGSFSDLAGWPNVHIISSDPFESIATIHRMYKLMDERNAKARWNPKSWEKNLPYLLVIDEAAQFKVILTRLWESGLKPKGGPKEPPTVTEIAELERLSRTARIHLELGMQRPDHDLIDTEARDNFGNKVSVGPISRIAAEMLFEDSYTGRNVPRIKGRGMSLGTHETPRETQYYFCPAADTTNPDEQAVIASMRPSRTLIPRYVPELPADLDSWTRSPTPLGSIWPHARTSIPPL, via the coding sequence ATGAAGAGCACCAGCAACACCGACAGCGGTACCGGATTCGAATTGGCCATCAGCCTTTTGGTGCTCGGCGCGGCCGGCGGTTGGTTGGGCTACCGATACCTCTCCGATCACCCCACCGCCCTGACGTCGCTGGACTTGACCATGCTCGCAGTGATCGGGCCGGCCATCCTCGTCTCGCTGGTCAGCTGGGGCCTGGTCTGGCGGGCCCTCCGCCCGGGTGTCCCCGCCGACGATGAACTCGACCGCTGGCAGCTGCGATTCCCGGTCCGCGCGGCCACAGTGGGTACTGCTGCCGCGGCCTTTGCCGCCGCGGCAATCCTGATCCGCTGGAAACTCAGCATTGCATTCTTGCCTAACGTTGGGATCGCGGCCGCTGCGGCCATCGTCGCAGCAGCATTCACCATTGAGAACCACCAGCTCCATGGTCAGCGAGTGCGGGTGCGCAGCAATTTGATTCAGGCCCTCTACGGCCCTCTGGGACACAAGGTTCCCTCGGAGGCTGTCGTCCGCGATATTTGCTGGCAGCCGAGATCGGCTGTGCCTGAGACGATCACGATCCGCGCCAGCAGGCCGACCAACACCCGCCTCACCTACAGTGAGGACCAAACGCTCGACGACGATCCCAAGACCACAGGGCGTACCGACGCTGCAACAGTCATCCGCCGCGCCCTCAAGACTCACTGCGGGGCTCACTACAAAGTCAGCGCCGACCCATCGGGACTGCGCTTCCAGGCCACCCATCACGTCCCCGAGCAGCTCGATGAGGACCTCGCCGAGCTCACCCGCAAGGTCCGCGAGTTCTTCGGGCCCACAGCCACGGTGACCGGCAACCTGGCCTCAGGCTTCACCATTACCCACAGCGTCGCCACCAAGATGACAGGCGAGTTCCGCAAACGGGTAGCCGAGCAGAACCTCACAGAGCTGATCGGGGGAAACTGGGTCACCACATGGGACATGCAGCAGGGCACGGTGGTCTTCGCCCCCAAGCCCGACCTACCCAGAATCGTCTACCCCGCCCCTGTGCCCGAAGTGACCTCAATCGACCAGGCAATCGCCGAGTACAAGCAGACGCGCCTGCCCTACGGCATCGATCTCGACCTCAACCCCCAGGAGTGGGACCCTCTCGACGCTCCGCACACCCTTGTCGGCGGCAAGACCGGCGCGGGCAAGACGGTGTACCTACGCGCCAAGATCATGCAGGCCGCCCGCCGTGGCTGGGCAGTGGTCATCGTCGATTTCAAGGGCGGATCCTTCTCGGACCTGGCCGGCTGGCCCAACGTCCACATCATCAGCAGCGATCCCTTCGAGTCCATCGCCACCATCCACCGCATGTACAAGCTGATGGACGAACGCAACGCCAAGGCCCGCTGGAACCCCAAGAGCTGGGAGAAGAACCTGCCCTACCTGCTGGTCATCGACGAAGCCGCGCAGTTCAAGGTGATTCTGACCCGGCTCTGGGAGTCTGGCCTCAAACCCAAAGGCGGCCCCAAGGAGCCACCCACCGTCACCGAGATCGCCGAACTCGAACGACTGTCGCGTACCGCCCGTATCCACCTCGAACTGGGCATGCAGCGCCCCGATCACGACCTGATCGACACCGAGGCGCGCGACAACTTCGGCAACAAAGTTTCAGTCGGTCCGATATCGCGGATCGCCGCCGAAATGCTGTTTGAGGACAGCTATACCGGCCGCAACGTACCCCGGATCAAGGGCCGTGGAATGTCGCTGGGCACCCACGAGACGCCCCGAGAGACCCAGTACTACTTCTGCCCCGCCGCCGACACCACCAACCCCGACGAGCAAGCCGTGATTGCCTCCATGCGCCCATCCCGGACGCTGATCCCGCGCTACGTTCCTGAGCTGCCCGCCGACCTGGACTCCTGGACGAGATCGCCGACGCCCCTTGGTTCGATCTGGCCGCACGCCCGGACCTCGATCCCGCCCTTGTGA
- a CDS encoding lysozyme family protein, translated as MGKLTPDSTPGEVFAAVLAEAKARGYTLEEGLACAATMLQESSGNPRAVSSNGLWVGPFQQDTSYPGRSDPNTAIAEFFNRLDEKRASAGASSDIWKNIFWLQQRPGISTAEEAFSGGRQDYLTEIQSQLPRATQMYRDLSVVQERVRA; from the coding sequence TTGGGAAAACTGACACCAGACTCCACCCCGGGCGAAGTCTTCGCCGCGGTCCTCGCCGAAGCCAAGGCCCGCGGCTACACCCTTGAAGAGGGATTGGCCTGCGCCGCGACGATGCTGCAGGAAAGCTCCGGCAATCCCCGCGCGGTCAGTAGCAACGGCCTATGGGTGGGCCCCTTCCAGCAGGACACCAGCTACCCGGGACGTAGCGACCCCAATACCGCGATCGCCGAGTTCTTCAACCGCCTCGACGAGAAGCGCGCCTCCGCCGGCGCCAGCAGCGACATCTGGAAGAACATCTTCTGGCTCCAACAACGACCTGGTATCTCCACTGCCGAGGAAGCTTTCTCCGGCGGCCGCCAGGACTACCTCACCGAGATCCAGAGCCAGCTACCCCGCGCCACGCAGATGTACCGGGATCTGTCCGTCGTCCAAGAGCGAGTCCGTGCATGA
- a CDS encoding C40 family peptidase, whose product MSIQTAIDAYLRDARELLGTGAAPGNSRRPRTDMRPAQPQSWIGSAADSAGATADRLDNDRGKLGSAHDRATQALDAAASIAHDAHAGMTTIENAWHSDKLALGPFSNTPQGQAALLQAGMQRVSETQSLVFGVTTRFGDLATNVGDAITELPTPLDAETSTPPEDTPADADEDSGADEDSSQTAQTEEFNALGGPLEDEPTTFPSSATDAAPITTSAGLGSGSPMESLLSSMGSGGTPSMGQLPLSGGVPGGGAAGLSSLLQPLIDAAGSTDSTSEGDGSAEDDNHAGVAWNGTEAQRAIKTAEQALGLPYVWGGGGTAGPSGGGFDCSGLTQWAFAQATDGRVVLPRTTYDQINMGQNVAPANIRPGDLVFSNFSAPGVPEHVSLYVGDGKIIEAQQTGVPVKYSAAPTGDIVVRRVL is encoded by the coding sequence ATGAGTATCCAAACCGCAATCGACGCCTACCTGCGGGACGCCCGCGAACTACTAGGCACCGGAGCCGCACCGGGCAACTCCCGGCGCCCGCGCACTGACATGCGCCCGGCCCAACCCCAATCCTGGATCGGGTCAGCCGCCGACTCTGCTGGCGCCACCGCCGACCGCCTCGACAACGACCGGGGAAAGCTCGGTAGCGCCCACGACCGAGCTACCCAAGCCCTCGACGCGGCAGCCAGCATCGCTCACGACGCACACGCCGGAATGACGACCATTGAGAACGCCTGGCACAGCGACAAACTTGCCCTCGGACCGTTCTCCAACACTCCCCAAGGCCAGGCCGCTCTCCTCCAAGCCGGGATGCAGCGTGTGTCCGAAACGCAGTCGTTGGTCTTCGGCGTCACCACCCGCTTCGGAGACCTCGCCACCAATGTCGGCGACGCCATCACCGAACTACCGACCCCGCTCGACGCAGAAACCTCCACACCCCCTGAAGACACCCCAGCCGACGCCGACGAAGACTCGGGAGCCGACGAAGACAGCAGCCAGACCGCGCAGACCGAAGAATTCAACGCGCTGGGCGGCCCACTTGAAGACGAACCCACTACATTCCCGTCATCAGCGACCGATGCCGCCCCGATAACCACGTCCGCCGGACTCGGATCCGGATCGCCCATGGAATCGCTGCTCAGCAGCATGGGTTCCGGCGGCACGCCTTCGATGGGCCAGCTCCCCCTCAGTGGTGGAGTGCCCGGCGGCGGCGCCGCCGGACTGTCCTCGCTGCTGCAGCCGCTCATCGACGCCGCCGGATCCACCGACAGCACATCAGAGGGCGACGGCAGCGCCGAAGACGACAACCACGCCGGCGTCGCGTGGAACGGCACCGAGGCCCAGCGGGCGATCAAGACCGCCGAACAGGCGCTGGGACTGCCCTACGTGTGGGGAGGTGGCGGCACCGCGGGTCCATCCGGCGGCGGCTTCGATTGCAGCGGCCTGACCCAATGGGCGTTCGCCCAGGCCACTGACGGCCGCGTCGTCCTGCCTCGCACTACCTACGACCAGATCAACATGGGACAGAACGTCGCCCCCGCCAACATCCGCCCCGGTGATCTCGTGTTCAGCAACTTCTCCGCCCCTGGCGTGCCTGAGCACGTCTCGCTCTACGTCGGCGACGGCAAGATCATCGAAGCCCAGCAGACCGGCGTCCCCGTCAAGTACTCCGCGGCGCCCACGGGCGATATCGTCGTCAGGCGCGTCCTGTAA
- a CDS encoding ParA family protein: MTMTGPARTILVANQKGGVGKSTTVAAVAEMIATAGKRGRRVLVVDGDPQANVTVEDLGVDGDRGQSLAATLQFGTPLTPVRDVRTHLDVIAGGPQLAVVGAAANTIAENGIDMATNMQTQLQALCDAEGYDVVLIDSGPGDVPLLDTYLSVANYLLIPTRADQASLGGVERLARRFWRARKHGASIQLLGVLLFDVNPRATKRNEEVFAQVNDMLAGSGTSPFDITIRSAPAAAVDMRTLHRTAGELVALAHDERRSRLTRLRDKQRPERALWSSDPTGLAADYQELVRQIVSRLVSYEAAAVGERVG, from the coding sequence ATGACGATGACCGGACCGGCCCGAACAATCCTCGTGGCCAATCAGAAAGGCGGCGTCGGTAAATCGACCACCGTTGCCGCGGTTGCGGAGATGATCGCCACCGCCGGAAAGCGGGGTCGGCGCGTCCTGGTCGTTGACGGTGACCCACAGGCCAACGTGACCGTCGAGGACCTTGGTGTCGACGGCGACCGTGGCCAATCACTGGCCGCCACGCTGCAGTTCGGGACCCCGCTGACGCCGGTACGCGACGTGCGCACCCACCTCGACGTCATCGCTGGGGGACCGCAGCTGGCCGTCGTAGGCGCAGCAGCCAACACCATCGCCGAGAACGGCATCGACATGGCCACCAACATGCAGACCCAACTTCAAGCACTGTGCGACGCCGAAGGCTACGACGTCGTGCTGATCGACTCTGGGCCCGGAGACGTGCCCCTCCTGGACACCTATCTGTCGGTTGCGAACTATTTGCTCATTCCGACCCGGGCAGACCAGGCCAGCCTTGGCGGCGTCGAACGCCTGGCTCGCCGCTTCTGGCGAGCCCGCAAACATGGCGCGTCCATCCAACTGCTCGGCGTGCTGCTCTTCGATGTGAACCCTCGGGCTACCAAACGCAACGAGGAAGTGTTTGCACAGGTCAACGACATGCTGGCTGGTAGCGGCACAAGCCCCTTCGACATCACCATTCGATCGGCTCCGGCCGCGGCGGTGGACATGCGCACGCTGCACCGGACTGCTGGCGAGCTCGTGGCGCTCGCTCATGACGAACGGCGCAGTCGACTGACCAGACTGCGCGACAAACAGCGCCCCGAACGGGCCTTGTGGTCAAGCGACCCGACTGGACTGGCCGCCGACTATCAAGAGCTCGTGCGCCAGATCGTGTCCCGCCTGGTGAGCTATGAAGCGGCGGCCGTGGGGGAGAGGGTCGGATGA
- a CDS encoding HAD family hydrolase — MPDQDSQRRAGDSTEVSKVNIPRDLHRRARAAVRIVQRVTGRPYTFAQFVREAFIAQLAVIARDYNRGAEIYPDDEPLGPGRRR, encoded by the coding sequence ATGCCTGATCAAGATTCCCAGCGTCGCGCCGGGGATTCCACCGAGGTCAGCAAGGTCAACATTCCACGGGACCTACACCGGCGTGCGCGCGCGGCGGTGCGAATTGTGCAGCGGGTCACGGGGCGGCCGTACACCTTCGCGCAGTTCGTTCGTGAGGCGTTCATTGCCCAGCTGGCCGTCATCGCGCGCGACTACAACCGCGGGGCTGAGATCTACCCGGACGATGAGCCTTTGGGGCCGGGCCGGCGACGCTAG
- a CDS encoding ParA family protein has product MPTYTVANMSGSVGKTTTVVTTAVLLAASGLRVRVVDLDPQANASTWLGYPDISGSTVADVLRLNCTIDDIERPARVLADYDDQGPVYTDATEGQIPNLTVVPAARSTLDKLMVELPAVTGGVTRLREAMESAAPVDVTLIDSPGSNSALVTTALIASSTEEEGPAGSWGLITCTKPSGKEAEGIQDLLRELAVLKKTYRIDIPLLAIVPCAVPSSGTVYRQQMEYLHEGFDAKVTPAVRRSSIVDEAYTNYTPVPLYGYRAKDVTHDYQAVVDHMKSQGMFRPASIHA; this is encoded by the coding sequence ATGCCCACCTACACCGTTGCCAACATGTCCGGCAGTGTCGGTAAGACCACCACCGTGGTCACTACCGCCGTCCTTCTCGCCGCCTCGGGGCTGCGTGTCCGCGTTGTTGATCTCGATCCGCAGGCGAACGCGAGCACCTGGCTGGGCTATCCCGATATCAGCGGATCCACCGTGGCTGATGTCCTGCGTCTGAACTGCACCATCGACGACATCGAGCGTCCTGCTCGTGTCCTGGCCGACTACGACGATCAAGGTCCGGTGTACACCGACGCCACCGAAGGGCAGATTCCCAATCTCACGGTGGTCCCGGCGGCACGATCGACCCTCGACAAGCTCATGGTGGAACTGCCGGCGGTCACCGGTGGTGTGACACGGCTGCGTGAGGCCATGGAGTCCGCGGCGCCGGTCGACGTCACGCTCATCGACTCCCCCGGCTCGAACAGTGCGCTCGTGACGACGGCACTGATTGCCTCCTCGACCGAGGAAGAGGGCCCGGCGGGCTCCTGGGGCCTGATTACGTGCACGAAGCCCTCAGGCAAGGAAGCAGAGGGCATTCAGGACTTGCTGCGTGAGCTTGCGGTGCTTAAGAAGACCTATCGGATCGACATTCCGCTACTGGCCATCGTGCCCTGCGCTGTGCCCTCCAGCGGGACCGTGTATCGCCAGCAGATGGAGTATCTACATGAGGGCTTCGATGCGAAGGTGACCCCCGCGGTTCGACGTAGCTCCATCGTGGACGAGGCGTACACGAACTACACGCCGGTGCCGCTGTACGGCTACCGAGCCAAAGACGTCACCCACGACTATCAGGCCGTTGTCGATCACATGAAGAGTCAGGGGATGTTCCGGCCCGCATCCATCCATGCCTGA
- a CDS encoding ParB/RepB/Spo0J family partition protein: protein MTETPTARMPRRPAKAAGKRKTANRFAQFAGGDAADIPSPAVEGSTEVSGLIGGMSAIAAGSAHRVLQLSVSEIAPHPFNAAERSQPQPDDPKWEELLASVRANGVRLPLLAVSREAFVAARPEAGSSIDDGYRYVLIYGHRRRIAALEADRQSVPVVVDDAVLADHGDLDAMATENLGREDLPDLAEAELFARYSDIGLSQRAIAERLGVNQATVSRRLALLLLAPEVRKAVETGRLPSAEAAILSGMLPYGPPRRWQKSKDPDQGSDRRRAEQVEAQRLVVQHNWTASRAAERVIAEREARAEARGLGVVLVDDPRAELGEHYIDHRISRDEYQPGADVVGAINSGTGYLDLYVRSLAVPDESPSPPSDGDGDDGGLGPVSGHAPPESAPERPESAGAASDPPPPEVRDDLQEEPAVVDPETARRSEDVAAAAAAQAHRRQACSTLIGLAPTNAELLKTLVRQYLSGVAVRCQTSAVRALLRDWDSHVEGNSDKARSTMAWHRAVAADELHTAELKDKMWDDDAVAHIERLIDRVGYQPTEWERRQLDAARP, encoded by the coding sequence GTGACAGAGACGCCCACCGCCCGCATGCCACGCCGGCCCGCGAAAGCCGCCGGGAAGCGCAAGACCGCGAACCGCTTCGCCCAGTTCGCCGGGGGAGACGCCGCCGACATCCCTTCCCCCGCCGTCGAGGGATCGACCGAAGTCTCCGGGCTCATCGGTGGAATGTCGGCCATCGCCGCCGGCAGCGCCCACCGGGTCCTGCAGCTGTCCGTCAGCGAGATCGCGCCCCACCCGTTCAACGCCGCCGAACGCTCCCAGCCTCAGCCCGACGACCCGAAATGGGAAGAGCTGTTGGCCTCCGTGCGTGCAAACGGGGTACGGCTGCCGCTGCTGGCCGTTAGCCGGGAAGCATTCGTTGCCGCACGGCCTGAGGCCGGTTCGTCTATCGACGACGGCTATCGATATGTGCTCATCTACGGGCATCGGCGCCGGATCGCCGCATTGGAGGCCGACCGGCAGTCGGTCCCCGTGGTCGTCGACGACGCGGTCCTCGCCGACCACGGCGACCTCGATGCTATGGCTACGGAGAACCTTGGTCGCGAGGATCTCCCCGATCTTGCTGAGGCTGAGCTGTTCGCGAGGTACTCCGATATTGGTTTGTCCCAGCGTGCGATCGCCGAGCGGCTGGGCGTCAACCAGGCTACGGTTTCGCGGCGTCTGGCGCTGCTTCTGCTGGCCCCCGAGGTGCGCAAGGCTGTGGAGACCGGACGTCTCCCCAGCGCCGAAGCGGCCATCCTGTCCGGCATGCTGCCCTACGGTCCCCCGCGTCGCTGGCAGAAGAGCAAGGACCCCGACCAAGGCAGCGATCGTCGCCGAGCCGAGCAGGTTGAGGCCCAGCGGCTCGTCGTGCAGCACAACTGGACGGCATCACGAGCCGCGGAACGCGTCATCGCTGAACGGGAGGCGCGCGCCGAAGCGCGTGGCCTCGGAGTCGTCTTGGTCGACGATCCCCGTGCCGAGCTGGGTGAGCACTACATCGACCATCGCATCAGCCGTGACGAGTACCAGCCGGGCGCCGACGTGGTGGGAGCGATCAATTCCGGTACGGGATACCTCGATCTCTATGTGCGCTCACTGGCGGTCCCCGATGAGTCTCCATCGCCGCCGTCCGACGGCGATGGTGATGATGGCGGCCTCGGCCCCGTCAGCGGCCATGCACCCCCGGAGTCGGCGCCGGAGCGTCCGGAGTCGGCTGGAGCCGCCAGTGATCCACCTCCGCCGGAGGTCCGCGACGACCTCCAGGAAGAACCGGCTGTGGTCGACCCAGAGACGGCTCGGCGCAGCGAAGACGTCGCGGCCGCCGCGGCGGCCCAGGCACATCGCCGGCAAGCCTGCTCCACGCTCATCGGACTTGCACCTACCAACGCAGAGCTACTCAAGACCCTCGTACGGCAGTACTTATCCGGGGTGGCGGTGCGGTGCCAAACCTCAGCGGTGCGGGCCCTGCTACGCGACTGGGACTCCCACGTCGAGGGCAACTCGGACAAGGCTCGTTCCACGATGGCATGGCATCGTGCGGTGGCCGCTGACGAACTGCACACCGCCGAGTTGAAGGACAAGATGTGGGATGACGATGCGGTTGCCCACATTGAACGACTGATTGACCGCGTCGGCTACCAACCCACGGAGTGGGAACGTCGCCAGCTCGACGCTGCTCGCCCGTGA
- a CDS encoding transposase: protein MLAQALAALPAAWRPDPGLAIIPTSPRCWCAATPPEPPTPSPTPAGPPGGVLLRLPVDWRVQDAVDTLNLAEGWYPAIGTAGGLRDGAWIAEATTLVNLSSWPPGTRLILRKERPHPGAQLRFTDADGMRITAFITDTPPGVVSGQVAGLELRHRQHARVEDRIRELKATGLRNLPCHSFWANAAWLEIALTAADLVTWCRLIGFRTHPGLARTEIATFRYRVLHVAARITRSARQTCLRLDATWRWAAQIATAWQHIRTAFD from the coding sequence GTGCTGGCCCAAGCGCTGGCAGCGCTGCCCGCGGCCTGGCGACCCGACCCAGGGCTGGCGATCATCCCGACAAGCCCAAGGTGCTGGTGCGCTGCGACACCGCCGGAGCCACCCACACCTTCGCCGACGCCTGCCGGGCCGCCGGGTGGGGTTCTCCTTCGGTTACCCGTCGACTGGCGCGTCCAAGACGCGGTGGACACCCTCAACCTCGCCGAGGGCTGGTACCCGGCGATCGGCACCGCCGGCGGTCTCCGCGACGGCGCCTGGATCGCCGAAGCCACCACCCTGGTCAACCTGTCGTCGTGGCCACCGGGCACGCGGCTGATCCTGCGCAAAGAAAGGCCGCATCCGGGCGCCCAGCTGCGATTCACCGACGCCGACGGGATGCGGATCACAGCGTTCATCACCGACACACCACCCGGCGTCGTGTCAGGACAGGTCGCCGGCCTGGAACTGCGCCACCGTCAGCACGCCCGCGTCGAAGACCGCATCCGCGAACTCAAAGCCACCGGCCTGCGCAACCTGCCCTGCCACTCATTTTGGGCCAACGCCGCATGGCTGGAAATCGCCCTCACCGCCGCCGACCTGGTCACCTGGTGCCGACTCATCGGATTCCGCACCCACCCGGGCCTGGCCCGCACCGAGATCGCCACCTTCCGCTACCGGGTCCTCCACGTCGCCGCCCGCATCACCCGCAGCGCCCGCCAAACATGCCTACGTCTCGACGCCACCTGGCGATGGGCCGCCCAGATCGCGACCGCCTGGCAGCACATCCGCACCGCCTTCGACTGA